TAAATACCTTCCCAACTCTTCGGTTCTATCTTTTTTACGAGTCGCCCGTCCGAGGATTTTTATGGTCTGAACGATGTTATTGACATTTTGGCGATTTTGTAAAACGTAGTTGGCGGCGTTCAGCAAAGTATCAAACGACAGTGAATCGGACCAGACGGCGTTGGCGGTATTGGTAAAAATCTGATAAGAATAATCGAGCCTTCTTCCGGTAACAAGAGTTTGGACTTTTTCGTAATATTCAATTGCCTTTAAATATTGCCTTGTATCGGAATGGTATTTGGCAAGCACTAAAGCGTCCCGAAACGAGGGTGATTTTTCAAAGCGCTTTACTCGTTCATTAGTTGATGTTAAATCCGACATTGATGATTTCAGTTGAGTGACGAATCTCTGGGCGGTTGAAAAACCGGTCCAGCGTTGAATCGGTTCACCGAGATAATTGGCCAGAATAAAGACCGGATAAGTGCTTCCTACATGATAGCGGGGGGATAGTTCAAGTCCCTCTCCGTATTGCACACACATTGAGTAATGAACAACGCCTTTCAATGCGTTCATCATCGCCGCTTCACTTTCCGCTTCACGAGCGGCCAGTTCGCAGTATTCTCAGTCGTCGCGATAAAATTCAAGAAGAAGCGGTTTGCCGGTCTGTTTGGAAAGAGCCTTGGCTTCTTCCATTGATTTTGGCTCGTCCGCGAAACCCGGGACCGCCAAATATAAAACGGCGCATAAGACAAAAAGTAATTTTCTTATCGATTCATTTCTCATATCAGGTTATACCAAAAATACGACAAAAGGGATTGTTGTAAAGCAAGAATATGAGATATTCATAAAAATATTTTCAGGTAAATTAAATAAAAACTCCTTGCGTTTCGTAAAATATTTGTTATATATGCAACTGTTGCATACGCAACCATATTTGGATTTTTTATGCTTGACGCTAAGGACAGATTTCATCAGGCTCTGGGCCGCATGATCGGTATTACTCGCAAAAACATGCGCAATCGCCTCCAGAAGATACTTATCAAGCAGGGATACGAAGTTACCGCCGAGCAGTTGATTGTTCTTTGCAATCTCTGGCATCGCGAGGGAATGAATCAGCAGCAGATTTCGGAGATCCTCGACAATAATAAAACCAGCACCACGCGCATGATTGATGGCCTCGAAAAACGCAATCTGGCGGTGCGGGTGCCGGATAAGACCGACCGCCGGCAGAATATGATTTATTTGACCCATGAAGGAAAATCTCTCTGCCCCAAATTAATCGAGGTTGTCGACTGGGTACATGAAGAGGCTTTGAAGGGGGTCACTAAGAAACAGCTAATGGCTTGCAAAGAGGTTCTTGAAATAATAATGAATAAC
The sequence above is a segment of the Candidatus Zixiibacteriota bacterium genome. Coding sequences within it:
- a CDS encoding MarR family transcriptional regulator; translation: MLDAKDRFHQALGRMIGITRKNMRNRLQKILIKQGYEVTAEQLIVLCNLWHREGMNQQQISEILDNNKTSTTRMIDGLEKRNLAVRVPDKTDRRQNMIYLTHEGKSLCPKLIEVVDWVHEEALKGVTKKQLMACKEVLEIIMNNLSKLDK